CGAAATTCTGTTTTGTGGATGTCTTGCTTTTGCATCCTGACTTGATGATAACCTGACCGTAGGTCCAGCTTCGTGAAGAATTTGGCTCCACTAAGTTCATCCAGTAAATCTTTGATTACTGGTATAGGAACTTGTCTTTTATAGTTTGTTGGTTGAGTCTCCAAGACCCATTTTTATTTCTCACTAGAATTGCTGGTGAGGCATAAgggcttttgctgtgttggatgactCAAGTTTCCtgtaattttttgattttttttttcatctCAGTTTTCTGTTTGTGTGGCACTCTGTATGGACAGGTTCTTGGTGGAAGTGAACCCTCTTTTAATAGTATTGAGTGATCACATTCCCTTTCTGGAGGAAACTCGGTTGGTTAATTGAAAATGTCACTGAATTCATCGAGAAGAGACGCAATATCTAGATCAGCAGCTACGGCAGATGACTCTTCTACTAACAGTTGATAACCTGGGATGGGCAGAATatgatggatgttgtattgagcTTCATGTGTGAGtgtatataggagtacaaggcCTGGGAGACAAGAAGCCTGCGTAGAGATAAGGTAGGAGATGGATAACAAATCATATACAAATCCCCTCATATCTCTACATGCCTAATATATCtgtaacactcccccgcagtcgtagccgTACTGACATGAACAACAGTAGCGCCTCAGAATGGAGAGAACTCGTAGGTACAAACCAACGGGCTGACCCCCCTCCCCCGCGTAGTCGTAGCAGGAGCGTCGTGGACAATGTTGTGTCGCGGATGCTTGGACTATAGAGGAAGCCGATGAAGTGATCATGACGTCGTAGCCCTTTGTGCCGGTGTCGAGGTCATAGTGTgccgagagcgtgggtgctgcTACCTTGGTTCCGCGCGAGGGGATGCCGTGGTCAATATCGTGGTCGGGTTTGCCCGTGTCGAGATAGCCGCAGATGAAGCCACGGGTGCAGGGAATCGCCATGGAGTCATGGGCGCACGGGGGTACTAGTTCCAAAGACGGGGACTTGATCGATCAAGGTAGTCGTCGAAGAGGGTGTCGATGTCGAAGACGATCTTGTCAAAACCGACATATGTGAGGCACCACACCATGTTTGCCAAGGCCGGGGacacgtcggggacgaaggcacacATCTGTGTTGCCAGCACCCAGCATGCGTAGAATGGGACCAGTACAAACTTCATGTCATGTCAGGTAGACTAGACTAGCAAAGAAGGCCACTAGGATGTTGCGAGTAGTAGAGTTGCGAAGATGGAGAGGTGTCGATGCAATCTGTGTTTGTCAGAGTAGACGAGCAGGTGTAGTCGAGGATGAGGTGATGACATTGGCGGCAAAGTTTTAATGGACGGAGACGATGTTGTAGTCGGCGGAACCTGCGATAGCCTAGGGTGGCCGTGTAGGTTACCTGAGGCGCAGTGGTGGTACTCAAAGTATGCAAAGAAGATCATACCTGCATGATGAAGAATATGCACGGATGTGGCGACCCACGTCGATGGGCCAGTGCGGTAGTAGCTTGGGACGTCTGTGCGCGAGGACGGCGAAGATGACCGCGTGCAACAATGCTACTGCCTGATGGGCGGCATTACCTGCAAGGTGCAGTCGGTACGCCGGCTGGAGGCTACCTGCGCGTACACGCTTCGGAAGGCCCGTTGGCAACTAGTAGCGCAGACGGGCGGCGGCACTGCGGCCAaaggggcgacgcagcggcaacGCGCACGCTGGGGACGTGCTTTGCGGTTTGGGGAAGTTACATATAGCTAGCTTAGCAATTCCGAAATAAGAAAGAAGAATGAAACGAAAATTAGGCAAATTCTTGAGTTTTTTCACCATATCACATATCATCATCGTAGTCAGCCTCAGCAAGGATGTCATCATCGTCATCACTGCTGGCTCCGTCGCTGTCCTCGTAGATAGCATCCTCCCGCAGCTGCGGGGACATGCGCTGCCCTGCGATCTCGCTTCTTCCGATGATATCACGGTTGCTGAGCGAAAACGTGCCGCGCGCCGCCTCCTCGAATTCCTTTTCCCGCCCGTGGAACTCCGCCGACGCCGGGTGTATGATCTTGCCCCCTTCCTCCTCGCAGTGCATGCACCTCACCAGAGAAGCGCGCGGCGGCGGCATGTCCACTAGGCGGCGCAGCGTCGCCGGCCCCTTCTTGCTGCACTCGGCGAAGAAGAGCGCCGGCGGGCCAGATTGTTGCCTTCTCGCAAGGAAGTTGACGTGGTATACCACGTCTTCGGTTTCAGGCATGAAGCCGGGGCCGATGATGCACTCGCTCACGCCGCAGATCACGTGGAGCTCAtacccgtcgccgtcgtcctgttCGGCCAACGCGGCCTTCACCAGCGATAATATCAGTCCCTCATGAGTTCTGAACCGCCGCCTCCGCAGCCTTATGATGGCCCAGTAAAGCTTCGTCCCCCGCCTGGGAGGGACCGGCTGCGGCGCGGGCACCGGAGACAGCTGCTCGGCGAGGCGGACGATGTTCTCCGAGGTGATCAGCTCATGTGGTGCCGGGAGCAGGGCCACCGCGTCCTCGAAACCGGAGTCGAGGAAAGCCGCCTGCTCGGTCGCGTACGGGTGCCACGCCGCGGTGGCTGCGGCCTCATAGGCCTCTCGTGTGCTGCTGCACGGACGGTGGCCCCGGCGCTCCGCGTCCCGCGCGGCGGCGTGGAGGTCGGCATCAGCATCCAGGAGGCGCCGGATGGCGTCGTGCTCTGAGAGCCCGTCGCCGTAGCGGGTGCAGAGGAAGGAGACCAGGCCGCACAGCGAGCGGCACGCGACGCGCCCCAGGACGCTGGTGGTGAGCACGTCGAGCTCCAGCTGGTCGCGCCGCGTCGGGAACATGGTGTCGTACCAGACGGTGTTGAGGACGACGTTAGACCCTGGGTCCGAGCACGGGCCGTAGCAGCTTCCGGCGGCGAGCAGGGCGCGGTGGTAGCGGCAGCGCAGCTCGCTCCGCGGCAGCCTGGCGAGCACCTGCAAATACAGCCGGTGGATCTTGTCGATGAGCGCGCGTCGCAGAGACCTTGTGTGGTGGTAGAGCGGCACGTCGTCGTCGCTCCCCGTGATGTCCTGCTGCCGATAAGCCGCGAGTTCCCACGCCCTCCCCATGTCAATGTCACCGGCGGCACCGTCCGCCAGCCCACGGAGAAGAGCAGCTGTCGGGGTCGTTGCGGCGAGCAATGTGACGGCATGGTCCAGGCAGGGAGAGAGCGCGAGCCACGCGTCGACGAGGCTGTCGGGGTCGGGGtgcgcggcggccatggcggcgcacTTAAGGGCCGTCCTGACCATGGACTCGACATGTCCCGACGTGGTCTCCATGGCGCGGTCCTTGAGAATGATGCACGCCGCGCCGAGGAGGTCAGCGCCGGCGAGGCGAAGGAAGTGCACGGCTTCCCAATCGGCGAGGCCGGGGAAGAAAGTGGTGAGGAAGACGACCATGCCATCCAGAGAC
This Lolium perenne isolate Kyuss_39 chromosome 1, Kyuss_2.0, whole genome shotgun sequence DNA region includes the following protein-coding sequences:
- the LOC139832142 gene encoding uncharacterized protein yields the protein MEDRRRVFGPRSRDFPGRDVVKQERSQLLAVIHDCYEAARTQHRLPAEATGYCLGLLDSVSSLAINITLVSSGDKAADDLERRSLDGMVVFLTTFFPGLADWEAVHFLRLAGADLLGAACIILKDRAMETTSGHVESMVRTALKCAAMAAAHPDPDSLVDAWLALSPCLDHAVTLLAATTPTAALLRGLADGAAGDIDMGRAWELAAYRQQDITGSDDDVPLYHHTRSLRRALIDKIHRLYLQVLARLPRSELRCRYHRALLAAGSCYGPCSDPGSNVVLNTVWYDTMFPTRRDQLELDVLTTSVLGRVACRSLCGLVSFLCTRYGDGLSEHDAIRRLLDADADLHAAARDAERRGHRPCSSTREAYEAAATAAWHPYATEQAAFLDSGFEDAVALLPAPHELITSENIVRLAEQLSPVPAPQPVPPRRGTKLYWAIIRLRRRRFRTHEGLILSLVKAALAEQDDGDGYELHVICGVSECIIGPGFMPETEDVVYHVNFLARRQQSGPPALFFAECSKKGPATLRRLVDMPPPRASLVRCMHCEEEGGKIIHPASAEFHGREKEFEEAARGTFSLSNRDIIGRSEIAGQRMSPQLREDAIYEDSDGASSDDDDDILAEADYDDDM